Below is a genomic region from Balaenoptera acutorostrata chromosome 9, mBalAcu1.1, whole genome shotgun sequence.
actGATGCACGCTCCTTTCTCTAAGCCCTGCACTTCACTCACAGGGCTGAGCCCCTGTGACCCTGTTTGTACTACATGAATCCTGTCTGCTCAGCTACAGCTCATTGGAAAGTGCTGCATACCTACCCAAGCTGAGTAGGTATGCAGGGAATTTGGAATTATGACCAGTCTCTGCTGGCCCCTTGAAGGACATGCAGATTGAGGGGTTTGGGGGTGAACATCTTCCTTTATGTTCACAGAGAAGCTAGAGAAATGCTGGCGGAGAAATGAGAATGAGGAAGATATGCACagaggaacagagaaaaaagCCCTCTGGCCCCACAGAGAGGGAGAACGATTGAAGTAGAATGTGAGAGTAGCTGTCTTGTATCCTGATGGCTTTCCAGTTTCTGATTGTGTTCTCTTCTGAGATCACATTGCATTTCCTTATGTGTATTAATTAGGGATGGCTAACTACTCTAATAGATAGACTCCAAAGTGCATAATGGCCCTAacacaatagaagtttatttctcactcacataaACAGGTCCAGATGGTTCTAAGTCGGtgaggtggtggcagtggagggctCTGTGCCACACAGTTACTCAGGAACTCGGGTTGATGGAGGCTCTGCCATTTTCAACACGACTTCCAATGTCTCCCTAGGTGTTAGCatccagcctgcagaaaggaaatGAACATGGAGTTCAATACGTGGGACGTTGTATAGGCCAGGCCTTGAACTAGCACCTGTCATTCACATTGCTTTGTCTGGAACTCAGTCACACGGCCACATTTAAGTGTATGGGAAGCTAAAAAATGTTATCCACCTGTGGacccaaaaggaagagaaaatgggttTGGTGAACAGCTAGAGATTGCCACATGATATTTATTATATGTGTGATACTCTTGTGATGCCTCTATATCCTTATAATCAAGTTCCCGTTTTTTCCTAAACTTGTTTGAGGTGACTTCTGTCATGTATCTCAGTGCGTGAGGTGTTTTCCTAATAGCCATATTTAAAATAGTAGAAGTAATAAAGactgattaatttattttctcagggaAGTTGGGTCGATTTCCACCTATGATGCATCATCACCAGGCACCCTCAGATGGCCAGACCTCTGGGGCTCGCTTCCAGAGGTCTCACCTTGCAGAGGCCTTTGCAAAGGCTAAAGGACCAGGTGGAGGCACTGGAGGAGGAGGTAGTGGAAGAGGCCTGATGGGGCAGATTATTCCAATCTACggttttgggatttttttatatatactatacattttatttaaggtAAGTGGTGTCATCCTGATCATATTACATCAATGAAAATCCAGTATCATCATAATAAATCATTGTCAGCATTAAAACCCTTTATAGTTCATAACCCTTTTTCAAATCTATCATCTCTTTAAATCTTGCCTCCTCTTTATGAGGTACCTAGGATAGCTGTCACGTatctcagttttacagatgagaaaatcttCACTCAGAACCTAAACAATTTGCCCCAGAATTCACAACTAAAAATGcagaaccaggacttgaacctgaaTCTTCTAGTTCCTAATCCACTGAGCAATAAAGTTCAAAGCCTACCCTACCCCGACCCtgccccatttttttcttgattgggCATCTTTGCAAACTGTAAAGGCATAAAGATATTCTAAGAAGAACTTTATCACCAGGATTGGCATAATGATTTCCAGGTAGCCACTGTGAGGCCAAATAATGACTGTACCAACACCACTTTTTACTCCTTTTACCCCCAGGAGTATGAGGTGCTGTTTTTAACATCGGTTGTAGTAATTCTCCTGAAACAGAACTGCCGCATCCTGAAACTAAGCCTGATATTTCGCAGCTCTGGGGAGATATGATTTGGGTCCTTTGAAAAGTAGACTCCCAGTTAAGTTCTGCCTCCAGGCAGGCTTTGGCCAGCCACGGGCCCGGGCCTGGGCACTGTAAGTAGAGGCAGGAGGCTGCCCTCCTAGCTAGAGTAAGAGGTGACTTCGTTCTTGCCTAGGAATTCTGCAGGCAGCCCAGGTTGAGTCTTGGATGAGCGTGGGCAAGGCAGATGGCTtgtgaagagatttttttcttgtgccTTGACCTTGATAATTTTTTACTTGGAAACCttctgttggcttttttttttttttttttttgagatgtttctctAATGTTgctatttgatttgattttctcccaacctttttttttcccatttaatatgAGGGGTTCCATGACTTTGAGGTTCTGAGCTGCTGTTGATGTACTGTACCTCCTTCAATTCTCAGCTCTCAAAGGGGAAAAGTACTGCAGAGGATCGGAAGTGCTCTACTGCCACACCTGGAAGCACCCACAGGAAAATTAGTAAGTGCCCCTTTCAGTATATTTATAAGTTTCATTGAGTCAGACAGCTGTAATACAGCCAGAGGGACAATCTGTGGATATGTCTTAAAAGTATTTCTCAAAAGTTGTCCCAGATTAATCTGATGCCGATTTTTACCTTAGCTCTGGGAATTCTCAAGTTTCCATATTGATGTTGGGCTTTTGAGGGAAAGATAGTTATAAAAAGTACACAACCACCAGTtcacttttttatatattagtagAAGATTAATATTTTACACTCGGAATGGGTTACTTCTCATTTCTAGACTTCAGAATATTGGTAGCAAATTTCTTTATTTCACatagaggaaaactgaggcagtgaGATCAAGTCATTGTCAAAGTCAGTTATTAGATCTAGGGACAGAGTTCAACACTTCTGACTCTTGAAACATGATCATCTAATATTTACCAACCAATTAGAATACTCTGTGCTCTctggaaaaatgaaatatatatggcATGGCTCTTCCCTCTGAGAATTTATAGTCTAGGATGAATGTCAGGGAAAAATAACTTGTGAAAAGTTTACTACCTAGAAGGAAGGGACTTGGCAAAAGCCTTCTGGGAAATCGCACCTAGCTGTGTATGAAGGAGGGCCTATTAGATAGGGTGCTTGAGTAAGACGCAGTTTGACAGAGGGCAGCTGTGGGAAAGAAGGCATGAAGAGTAGGTAGGATAAGCTGTGTTGTTGAAGGCCAAACTATCCTGTGGATACTGAAGCCTCATCGgaggtttttaaaagaaagacatcAGCAAAATTACTGTGATCCCtgctgtattcttttctttttttgaatttttgtattCTTAATTGAAATAGTGTCTTACCAAAAGTGATTGTAAATGCATcatgaaattgtttttaaagactTGTGAACTAAAGAGCAAATTCTGTATCCTGTCACATAATGcatttaaaacagaaagaagtaaataaaatgaattcctAAGAGCAGCTGTTTTATAATGTAGTAGCAATTATATCAACTTCTTATGCCTCAATTTtgaatcataaagaaaataaaaataacctaagCATTTATGTGGCATGGATGTTAATTGCATGCATAAGAATTTGTTGTACAAGTACTAAAAAGCCtttgaaatattacattttatagtGACCCTCTAAATATATCTGCGTAGAATGATACTCGGGTGTGAAACAGAATAACTAGATTATCTACATAATGagcaacattttattttcctattacctTGAAGTTCATTTCATGTACTGATTGAGTGATTGATTTTTTATGTTCTACTTTTAGGGTCTTTACATTactttcagtagttgtggtccttTCTGACCCTTGTTGAGAAAGCTGCTTCTGGGAGATAGGGTTATACCACTCACCCCAGATGACTGAAGTAGAAAACCTTGGGCAGGAAGGTCTCAGCCCTAGTTCAAGACTTCTTCTATTGAAGAAGAGTAACTTTTATACTGTTATCTTCCATATAAGTTTTCAGATCCTAGGGACTGGTGAAATATCATTCATTTCAGGGTCTTAACACCTTTTCTGAAGTCCTTTACCAGGTTTGGTACTTTATCCTCAAGTATCATTTGAATTAGAAAGGAGTTATCTTCATTCCTTCTTGGCTGACTGTGCAGGGCTATGTTTTTCgctcctaggtattttcttttgCTGGTCCTGCTATATttctgtgtgtgagagagtgaTTTATTCATCACTTTCTAAACGTGTATCCTTTAGATCTTGGTGTCTAGACCTCAGTACCCTTTGTGTCCTGATTGGATTAGCTGAATCTCAGGACCAGCCTGACTCTCAGGACCAGTCTGGATTATCATAGAGCGTCACAGCCAGCCATGTTTCAGAAAAGGGCTTAGGGAGTTGTACATGATGGTTCTTAGATTGATGCTTATTTTTCAGCCAATTTTGAGCTTGTTCAACTACAAGAAAAACTGAAGGAGACAGAGGAAGCCATGGAAAAACTAATCAACAGAGTGGGGCCTAATGGTGAGAGGTACGTTTCCGCATAATAGAGATCAGactgtttcccatttagagagtcaattcaaaattttgtttttctttgatttctggcCCACTTGCTTTCATTGTTATCGTATTTGTCACTAACATATTATTTTTCACTGAACATTTCCATTTTCACACTTTCAAGCAGTTTCATTTTCAAGAGTATATGTTCCATGTTGTGCAACATTATTGTGAGAGTGAGTAAATTTGTGAGCAGATACTACAGGCTAAAATAACTGGGTTTTAAGGAAGACAGTATCCTAGCTGTCTAAAAAAAGGCAGAATTTTAAGTAAAACCAGATTATTAAATATTGTGGTTTCTGTTTGAGGCAGAATGAGAGAAGAGAGCAAGTACGATCAGAGTATGCATTTGTTTTGTGTTGACTGTTCCAGAACAGAACTAGACATGTGAAGTAGGTGTCAGGAGCCAAACTAGCCCTTTAGGATGCTCTGCAACGAAAATACACTCCTCTTGCTACAGGGCTGGCTGAGGATCTGAAAAGGTGGCTTCAGGGGGTTGATGGAAGTAGGCATCAACTAAGGAAACGTGGGTGTAGGAAGGCCAGGGAGGAGAAACCAGAATGTGAGATTGAGAACAAAGAGGGATTCGGTTCACGCTAGGCCTTCTGACAAGAATGGAGGAAGCACTGGGGGTGAGCGGCAAAATCCCATGCAGGAGGATGTATTGAAAGGTCCCTCCTATAGCCCCGTGGGCTCAGGGTGGAGTCTTTGCCCCAGAAAACTGCTCTACCTTAGCCTCTTCTGTTTGCCGTCCTTGTGCTACTAGtgccccatactgttttccctgcTTCCTGGCTCCCGCCTTGCCCATCTTTGGCCGGATAGGAGAAGAGTAAACATCCTCGAATTGAAGTCCCTTGGCTTGGCGTTTCCCTGCAAAGTCTACATTGCTGCTGAAATGACATTTATGAGGGTGAACCTTGCCTATCTGGGCCCATGACCCTTGACCTTCTTTTGGTCCAGAAAGCAGAGTGACTATCTGGACTTCTCCAGAGTGGTAGAGATAGGTGTACATATCTGTACATGAGTATATCTCTGTGAGTGGATAACACTATTTGgcattattgagcacttactaagaACAAAGCTCTAAGCTaatgctttatatgcattatctaatGTTTGACTGTTTTGTATGAGTGTGACTGAACCAATTTGTGCAGCTATACTTTTCTTGCATTTTCTGCCCTTATCCTGTACCATTCACAGTCTGGGTGGGGAAGTACCAGACTTCTGTAGACCCTTGTGCCTCAGAAAATATCTGTACCCTGGCCCTGGTCTATTTGAAGCCCTAGGCCACACCTAAGTGTCAGGAAAACTATAGGTGAGTATCTGTGGGCAGGGCCTCCCACCTGGGAGATCCAACCCTTGGGCTAAGAAACCATGTGAAGATATTTTCTCACTATTCGTCACTGCTATTCAGACTCCCTTAGCTCAAACCAAATAACCCCACCACGCATACCATTTGTCCATTGCCGACGCCAGGGGTGCAGTACTGTGACCCCTAACTACTGTGTGTCCTCCTTGTGCCAGCCGGGGTTGCTGCTCCACGTTTTATGTGCGAAGGCAGAGGAGTTGTGTGTCACCACCGCCTCCGCCCCTGGAGCTGCGCCATCTCATTGTTTCTGGGGCAGCGGGTCCTAGCTCAGGTTATATACTCCTAGTAAGTTGCTGGAGTGTGGGCTCTTTGAGAACATGCTGAGGCCACTGCCACATGGCAATGATTGtgtaaaatattttccacagTACGTCTCAGGAACCAGGGAGCAGCTCTCCTTCCACTCAGGAGAGCATAGCTTGTGTCTCTCTTTCCCAGATGTCTCATTTTCCAGTCTATAAGGAGGTGACCTTCTCTCTGAAACTCCTTAATCTAAAACCTTTTATCCTTACAGGTAGGCCCTATGGGACTTCCACCTTCAAAACTGCAAGGGCTAGGTAGCTGcatgttttacattcttttcctttttatacttAAAGCCTTTAACCTTAGTTTCTTTGGCATTTGTTCTTTTACAAGTCTGTGCTTCTAGGATTATTAGAAGAGCCCAAAATACCCCAGTATTTTTTCTGTCAGATAAGATTTTATCACATTGCCAGGCTTCTGGACGTCAAGGAGAGGATTTAAGACAAAGAAGATATGTTCATTTGCAGCCTTCAAAGTCCTTTTATATAATATCACTCCATAACTGTAAGATTTTGCTTAAAATTCCCAAAATATGCTCTTTCTGATACTTCATCTTAATGCTTATGTAAGAATCAAAATATGGGAA
It encodes:
- the RIC3 gene encoding protein RIC-3 isoform X5; translated protein: MAYSTVQRVALASGLVLAVSLLLPKAFLSRGKRQEPPPAPEGKLGRFPPMMHHHQAPSDGQTSGARFQRSHLAEAFAKAKGPGGGTGGGGSGRGLMGQIIPIYGFGIFLYILYILFKLSKGKSTAEDRKCSTATPGSTHRKITNFELVQLQEKLKETEEAMEKLINRVGPNGERLP
- the RIC3 gene encoding protein RIC-3 isoform X4 — encoded protein: MAYSTVQRVALASGLVLAVSLLLPKAFLSRGKRQEPPPAPEGKLGRFPPMMHHHQAPSDGQTSGARFQRSHLAEAFAKAKGPGGGTGGGGSGRGLMGQIIPIYGFGIFLYILYILFKLSKGKSTAEDRKCSTATPGSTHRKITNFELVQLQEKLKETEEAMEKLINRVGPNGERSIYH